TGCTGTGCGTGGCGCACAACAACTTTATGACTTGTTTAGCCTGACTGATTTGTCAGAAGAAACCTTTTTGTTCCGTGGTTTCACTCGCTTAAAGCAATTGGAGTATTTGATTCGCACGCATCAAATTGACCAAGATTTCTATTGGAGAACAGTATGAAATTTACTCAAACACCACTTGACGGTGCATACATCATTGATTTAGAAGAAAAACCTGACCATCGCGGTTTTTTTGCCCGCACCTATTGTGCTGAAGAATTCGCTGCCTACGGACTGAAAGCCACCGTCGCTCAATGCAACTTATCGTTTA
Above is a genomic segment from Chroococcidiopsis sp. TS-821 containing:
- a CDS encoding dTDP-4-dehydrorhamnose 3,5-epimerase family protein — its product is MKFTQTPLDGAYIIDLEEKPDHRGFFARTYCAEEFAAYGLKATVAQCNLSF